From a single Ailuropoda melanoleuca isolate Jingjing chromosome 12, ASM200744v2, whole genome shotgun sequence genomic region:
- the EML2 gene encoding echinoderm microtubule-associated protein-like 2 isoform X1: MLERRALLWQREAGHGGGDRAQAGTGGAGGGCGGAMAERGPAFCGLYDTSSLLQYCNDDNLSGTSGMEVDDRVSALEQRLQLQEDELAVLKAALADALRRLRACEEQGAALRARGTPKGRALPRLGTTASVCQLLKGLPTRTPLNGAGPPRRVGGYATSPSSPKKEATSGRSARRYLSPERLASVRHEDPRSRTTSSSSNCSAKKEGKTKEVIFSMEEGSVKMFLRGRPVPMLIPEELAPTYSLDTRSELPSSRLKLDWVYGYRGRDCRANLYLLPTGEIVYFVASVAVLYSVEEQRQRHYLGHNDDIKCLAVHPDMVTIATGQVAGTTKEGKPLPPHVRVWDSVSLSTLHVLGLGVFDRAVCCVGFSKSNGGNLLCAVDESNDHMLSVWDWAKEAKVVDGKCSNEAVLVATFHPTDPALLITCGKSHIYFWSLEGGTLSKRQGLFEKHEKPKYVLCVTFLEGGDVVTGDSGGNLYVWGKGGNRITQAVLGAHDGGVFGLCALRDGTLVSGGGRDRRVVLWGSDYSKLQEVEVPEDFGPVRTVAEGWEDTLYVGTTRNSILQGSVHTGFSLLIQGHVEELWGLATHPSRAQFVTCGQDKLVHLWSAESHQPLWSRAIEDPARSAGFHPSGSVLAVGTVTGRWLLLDTETHDLVAIHTDGNEQISVVSFSPDGAYLTVGSHDNLVYVYTVDQGGRKVSRLGKCSGHSSFITHLDWAQDSSCFVTNSGDYEILYWDPATCKQITSADAVRNVEWATATCVLGFGVFGIWSEGADGTDINAVARSHDGKLLASADDFGKVHLFSYPCCQPRALSHKYGGHSSHVTNVAFLWDDSVALTTGGKDTSVLQWRVV; this comes from the exons ATGCTGGAACGAAGGGCGTTGCTATGGCAACGGGAGGCAGGGCATGGAGGGGGGGACCGGGCCCAGGCTGGGACCGGGGGGGCCGGCGGTGGCTGTGGCGGGGCGATGGCGGAGCGCGGCCCGGCCTTCTGCGGCCTCTACGACACGTCCTCGCTGCTTCAATACTGCAACG ATGACAATTTGTCGGGCACGAGCGGCATGGAGGTGGACGACCGCGTGTCGGCGCTGGAGCAGCGGCTGCAACTTCAGGAAGACGAGCTCGCGGTCCTAAAGGCGGCGCTGGCTGACGCGTTGCGTCGCCTGCGGGCATGCGAAGAGCAGGGTGCTGCGCTGCGCGCGCGGGGAACCCCCAAGGGCCGAGCGCTTCCACGCTTAGGCACCACAGCCTCGG TGTGTCAGCTCTTGAAAGGCCTTCCCACCAGGACGCCCCTCAATGGCGCGGGACCCCCGCGGCGCGTGGGCGGCTATGCcacctccccatcctcccccaaGAAGGAGGCGACCTCCGGGCGCAG TGCCCGCCGCTATTTGTCACCAGAGCGCCTCGCCTCGGTGCGCCACGAGGACCCCCGCAGCCGCACCACATCTTCTAGCAGCAACTGTAGCGCCAAAAAGGAAGG CAAAACCAAAGAAGTTATATTCAGCAtgg AGGAGGGCTCCGTGAAAATGTTCCTGAGGGGGCGCCCTGTGCCCATGCTGATTCCGGAAGAGCTGGCGCCCACCTACAGCCTGGACACGCGCTCCGAGCTGCCGTCCAGCCGTCTCAAACTGGACTGGGT CTACGGCTACCGCGGCCGAGACTGCCGGGCCAACCTTTACCTGCTGCCCACCGGGGAGATAGTGTACTTCGTGGCCTCCGTGGCCGTGCTGTACAGCGTAGAGGAGCAGAGGCAGCGGCATTACCTGGGCCACAACGATGACATCAAATG CCTGGCTGTCCACCCTGATATGGTCACCATTGCCACTGGACAGGTGGCAGGCACCACAAAGGAGGGGAAG CCGCTACCACCCCACGTGCGCgtttgggactcagtttccctctccaCCTTACATGTGCTGGGCCTAGGAGTCTTTGACAGAGCTGTGTGCTGTGTGGGCTTTTCGAAATCC AATGGGGGCAACCTGCTCTGTGCAGTGGACGAATCCAATGATCACATGCTCTCCGTGTGGGACTGGGCCAAGGAGGCCAAAGTGGTGGATGGCAAG TGCTCCAACGAGGCTGTGCTGGTGGCCACCTTCCACCCCACAGACCCCGCCCTGCTCATCACCTGCGGGAAATCCCACATCTACTTCTGGAGTCTGGAGGGGGGCACCCTGAGCAAGCGGCAGGGCCTCTTTGAG AAACACGAGAAACCGAAGTATGTGCTGTGTGTGACCTTTTTGGAGGGTGGCGATGTGGTCACCGGGGACTCTGGGGGGAACCTTTATGTCTGGGGCAAAG GTGGGAACCGCATCACACAGGCAGTGCTGGGAGCCCACGACGGTGGTGTTTTTGGGCTCTGCGCCCTGCGGGACGGGACGCTGGTGTCCGGAGGGGGCCGTGATCGTCGGGTGGTCCTCTGGGGTTCCGACTACAGCAAGCTGCAGGaggtggag GTCCCAGAGGACTTTGGGCCAGTACGCACCGTGGCAGAGGGCTGGGAAGACACGCTGTACGTGGGGACCACCCGCAACTCCATCCTTCAGGGCTCCGTCCACACGGGCTTCTCACTGCTCATCCAG GGCCACGTGGAGGAGCTGTGGGGCCTGGCCACGCACCCCAGCCGGGCACAATTCGTGACCTGCGGGCAGGATAAGCTGGTGCATCTGTGGAGTGCGGAGTCCCACCAGCCCCTGTGGAGTAGGGCCATCGAG gACCCTGCCCGCTCTGCTGGCTTCCACCCCAGTGGCTCTGTCCTGGCCGTGGGCACGGTGACTGGCAG ATGGCTGCTCCTGGACACGGAGACCCATGACCTGGTGGCTATCCACACCGATGGCAACGAACAGATCTCAGTGGTCAGCTTCTCTCCAG acggGGCGTACCTGACCGTGGGCTCCCACGACAACTTGGTGTACGTGTACACGGTGGACCAGGGCGGCCGCAAGGTCAGCCGCCTGGGCAAGTGCTCG GGCCATTCCAGCTTTATCACCCACCTGGATTGGGCCCAGGACAGCAGCTGCTTTGTCACCAACTCCGGGGACTACGAGATTCTGTACT GGGACCCGGCTACCTGTAAGCAGATCACTAGTGCAGATGCTGTGAGGAACGTGGAATGGGCCACGGCCACTTGTGTCCTGGGATTTGGAGTGTTTG GGATCTGGTCCGAGGGGGCGGATGGCACCGACATCAACGCTGTGGCCCGATCCCATGATGGGAAGTTGCTGGCTTCAGCTGATGACTTTGGCAAAGTCCACCTGTTCAGTTACCCCTGCTGTCAGCCCCGA gccctCAGCCACAAATACGGCGGACACAGCAGCCATGTGACAAATGTGGCCTTCTTGTGGGATGACAGCGTGGCCCTGACCACGGGGGGCAAGGACACCAGTGTGCTGCAGTGGCGGGTGGTCTGA
- the EML2 gene encoding echinoderm microtubule-associated protein-like 2 isoform X2: MSLDDNLSGTSGMEVDDRVSALEQRLQLQEDELAVLKAALADALRRLRACEEQGAALRARGTPKGRALPRLGTTASVCQLLKGLPTRTPLNGAGPPRRVGGYATSPSSPKKEATSGRSARRYLSPERLASVRHEDPRSRTTSSSSNCSAKKEGKTKEVIFSMEEGSVKMFLRGRPVPMLIPEELAPTYSLDTRSELPSSRLKLDWVYGYRGRDCRANLYLLPTGEIVYFVASVAVLYSVEEQRQRHYLGHNDDIKCLAVHPDMVTIATGQVAGTTKEGKPLPPHVRVWDSVSLSTLHVLGLGVFDRAVCCVGFSKSNGGNLLCAVDESNDHMLSVWDWAKEAKVVDGKCSNEAVLVATFHPTDPALLITCGKSHIYFWSLEGGTLSKRQGLFEKHEKPKYVLCVTFLEGGDVVTGDSGGNLYVWGKGGNRITQAVLGAHDGGVFGLCALRDGTLVSGGGRDRRVVLWGSDYSKLQEVEVPEDFGPVRTVAEGWEDTLYVGTTRNSILQGSVHTGFSLLIQGHVEELWGLATHPSRAQFVTCGQDKLVHLWSAESHQPLWSRAIEDPARSAGFHPSGSVLAVGTVTGRWLLLDTETHDLVAIHTDGNEQISVVSFSPDGAYLTVGSHDNLVYVYTVDQGGRKVSRLGKCSGHSSFITHLDWAQDSSCFVTNSGDYEILYWDPATCKQITSADAVRNVEWATATCVLGFGVFGIWSEGADGTDINAVARSHDGKLLASADDFGKVHLFSYPCCQPRALSHKYGGHSSHVTNVAFLWDDSVALTTGGKDTSVLQWRVV; the protein is encoded by the exons ATGAGTCTGG ATGACAATTTGTCGGGCACGAGCGGCATGGAGGTGGACGACCGCGTGTCGGCGCTGGAGCAGCGGCTGCAACTTCAGGAAGACGAGCTCGCGGTCCTAAAGGCGGCGCTGGCTGACGCGTTGCGTCGCCTGCGGGCATGCGAAGAGCAGGGTGCTGCGCTGCGCGCGCGGGGAACCCCCAAGGGCCGAGCGCTTCCACGCTTAGGCACCACAGCCTCGG TGTGTCAGCTCTTGAAAGGCCTTCCCACCAGGACGCCCCTCAATGGCGCGGGACCCCCGCGGCGCGTGGGCGGCTATGCcacctccccatcctcccccaaGAAGGAGGCGACCTCCGGGCGCAG TGCCCGCCGCTATTTGTCACCAGAGCGCCTCGCCTCGGTGCGCCACGAGGACCCCCGCAGCCGCACCACATCTTCTAGCAGCAACTGTAGCGCCAAAAAGGAAGG CAAAACCAAAGAAGTTATATTCAGCAtgg AGGAGGGCTCCGTGAAAATGTTCCTGAGGGGGCGCCCTGTGCCCATGCTGATTCCGGAAGAGCTGGCGCCCACCTACAGCCTGGACACGCGCTCCGAGCTGCCGTCCAGCCGTCTCAAACTGGACTGGGT CTACGGCTACCGCGGCCGAGACTGCCGGGCCAACCTTTACCTGCTGCCCACCGGGGAGATAGTGTACTTCGTGGCCTCCGTGGCCGTGCTGTACAGCGTAGAGGAGCAGAGGCAGCGGCATTACCTGGGCCACAACGATGACATCAAATG CCTGGCTGTCCACCCTGATATGGTCACCATTGCCACTGGACAGGTGGCAGGCACCACAAAGGAGGGGAAG CCGCTACCACCCCACGTGCGCgtttgggactcagtttccctctccaCCTTACATGTGCTGGGCCTAGGAGTCTTTGACAGAGCTGTGTGCTGTGTGGGCTTTTCGAAATCC AATGGGGGCAACCTGCTCTGTGCAGTGGACGAATCCAATGATCACATGCTCTCCGTGTGGGACTGGGCCAAGGAGGCCAAAGTGGTGGATGGCAAG TGCTCCAACGAGGCTGTGCTGGTGGCCACCTTCCACCCCACAGACCCCGCCCTGCTCATCACCTGCGGGAAATCCCACATCTACTTCTGGAGTCTGGAGGGGGGCACCCTGAGCAAGCGGCAGGGCCTCTTTGAG AAACACGAGAAACCGAAGTATGTGCTGTGTGTGACCTTTTTGGAGGGTGGCGATGTGGTCACCGGGGACTCTGGGGGGAACCTTTATGTCTGGGGCAAAG GTGGGAACCGCATCACACAGGCAGTGCTGGGAGCCCACGACGGTGGTGTTTTTGGGCTCTGCGCCCTGCGGGACGGGACGCTGGTGTCCGGAGGGGGCCGTGATCGTCGGGTGGTCCTCTGGGGTTCCGACTACAGCAAGCTGCAGGaggtggag GTCCCAGAGGACTTTGGGCCAGTACGCACCGTGGCAGAGGGCTGGGAAGACACGCTGTACGTGGGGACCACCCGCAACTCCATCCTTCAGGGCTCCGTCCACACGGGCTTCTCACTGCTCATCCAG GGCCACGTGGAGGAGCTGTGGGGCCTGGCCACGCACCCCAGCCGGGCACAATTCGTGACCTGCGGGCAGGATAAGCTGGTGCATCTGTGGAGTGCGGAGTCCCACCAGCCCCTGTGGAGTAGGGCCATCGAG gACCCTGCCCGCTCTGCTGGCTTCCACCCCAGTGGCTCTGTCCTGGCCGTGGGCACGGTGACTGGCAG ATGGCTGCTCCTGGACACGGAGACCCATGACCTGGTGGCTATCCACACCGATGGCAACGAACAGATCTCAGTGGTCAGCTTCTCTCCAG acggGGCGTACCTGACCGTGGGCTCCCACGACAACTTGGTGTACGTGTACACGGTGGACCAGGGCGGCCGCAAGGTCAGCCGCCTGGGCAAGTGCTCG GGCCATTCCAGCTTTATCACCCACCTGGATTGGGCCCAGGACAGCAGCTGCTTTGTCACCAACTCCGGGGACTACGAGATTCTGTACT GGGACCCGGCTACCTGTAAGCAGATCACTAGTGCAGATGCTGTGAGGAACGTGGAATGGGCCACGGCCACTTGTGTCCTGGGATTTGGAGTGTTTG GGATCTGGTCCGAGGGGGCGGATGGCACCGACATCAACGCTGTGGCCCGATCCCATGATGGGAAGTTGCTGGCTTCAGCTGATGACTTTGGCAAAGTCCACCTGTTCAGTTACCCCTGCTGTCAGCCCCGA gccctCAGCCACAAATACGGCGGACACAGCAGCCATGTGACAAATGTGGCCTTCTTGTGGGATGACAGCGTGGCCCTGACCACGGGGGGCAAGGACACCAGTGTGCTGCAGTGGCGGGTGGTCTGA
- the EML2 gene encoding echinoderm microtubule-associated protein-like 2 isoform X3 — protein sequence MSSFGAGKTKEVIFSMEEGSVKMFLRGRPVPMLIPEELAPTYSLDTRSELPSSRLKLDWVYGYRGRDCRANLYLLPTGEIVYFVASVAVLYSVEEQRQRHYLGHNDDIKCLAVHPDMVTIATGQVAGTTKEGKPLPPHVRVWDSVSLSTLHVLGLGVFDRAVCCVGFSKSNGGNLLCAVDESNDHMLSVWDWAKEAKVVDGKCSNEAVLVATFHPTDPALLITCGKSHIYFWSLEGGTLSKRQGLFEKHEKPKYVLCVTFLEGGDVVTGDSGGNLYVWGKGGNRITQAVLGAHDGGVFGLCALRDGTLVSGGGRDRRVVLWGSDYSKLQEVEVPEDFGPVRTVAEGWEDTLYVGTTRNSILQGSVHTGFSLLIQGHVEELWGLATHPSRAQFVTCGQDKLVHLWSAESHQPLWSRAIEDPARSAGFHPSGSVLAVGTVTGRWLLLDTETHDLVAIHTDGNEQISVVSFSPDGAYLTVGSHDNLVYVYTVDQGGRKVSRLGKCSGHSSFITHLDWAQDSSCFVTNSGDYEILYWDPATCKQITSADAVRNVEWATATCVLGFGVFGIWSEGADGTDINAVARSHDGKLLASADDFGKVHLFSYPCCQPRALSHKYGGHSSHVTNVAFLWDDSVALTTGGKDTSVLQWRVV from the exons ATGAGTAGCTTTGGAGCTGG CAAAACCAAAGAAGTTATATTCAGCAtgg AGGAGGGCTCCGTGAAAATGTTCCTGAGGGGGCGCCCTGTGCCCATGCTGATTCCGGAAGAGCTGGCGCCCACCTACAGCCTGGACACGCGCTCCGAGCTGCCGTCCAGCCGTCTCAAACTGGACTGGGT CTACGGCTACCGCGGCCGAGACTGCCGGGCCAACCTTTACCTGCTGCCCACCGGGGAGATAGTGTACTTCGTGGCCTCCGTGGCCGTGCTGTACAGCGTAGAGGAGCAGAGGCAGCGGCATTACCTGGGCCACAACGATGACATCAAATG CCTGGCTGTCCACCCTGATATGGTCACCATTGCCACTGGACAGGTGGCAGGCACCACAAAGGAGGGGAAG CCGCTACCACCCCACGTGCGCgtttgggactcagtttccctctccaCCTTACATGTGCTGGGCCTAGGAGTCTTTGACAGAGCTGTGTGCTGTGTGGGCTTTTCGAAATCC AATGGGGGCAACCTGCTCTGTGCAGTGGACGAATCCAATGATCACATGCTCTCCGTGTGGGACTGGGCCAAGGAGGCCAAAGTGGTGGATGGCAAG TGCTCCAACGAGGCTGTGCTGGTGGCCACCTTCCACCCCACAGACCCCGCCCTGCTCATCACCTGCGGGAAATCCCACATCTACTTCTGGAGTCTGGAGGGGGGCACCCTGAGCAAGCGGCAGGGCCTCTTTGAG AAACACGAGAAACCGAAGTATGTGCTGTGTGTGACCTTTTTGGAGGGTGGCGATGTGGTCACCGGGGACTCTGGGGGGAACCTTTATGTCTGGGGCAAAG GTGGGAACCGCATCACACAGGCAGTGCTGGGAGCCCACGACGGTGGTGTTTTTGGGCTCTGCGCCCTGCGGGACGGGACGCTGGTGTCCGGAGGGGGCCGTGATCGTCGGGTGGTCCTCTGGGGTTCCGACTACAGCAAGCTGCAGGaggtggag GTCCCAGAGGACTTTGGGCCAGTACGCACCGTGGCAGAGGGCTGGGAAGACACGCTGTACGTGGGGACCACCCGCAACTCCATCCTTCAGGGCTCCGTCCACACGGGCTTCTCACTGCTCATCCAG GGCCACGTGGAGGAGCTGTGGGGCCTGGCCACGCACCCCAGCCGGGCACAATTCGTGACCTGCGGGCAGGATAAGCTGGTGCATCTGTGGAGTGCGGAGTCCCACCAGCCCCTGTGGAGTAGGGCCATCGAG gACCCTGCCCGCTCTGCTGGCTTCCACCCCAGTGGCTCTGTCCTGGCCGTGGGCACGGTGACTGGCAG ATGGCTGCTCCTGGACACGGAGACCCATGACCTGGTGGCTATCCACACCGATGGCAACGAACAGATCTCAGTGGTCAGCTTCTCTCCAG acggGGCGTACCTGACCGTGGGCTCCCACGACAACTTGGTGTACGTGTACACGGTGGACCAGGGCGGCCGCAAGGTCAGCCGCCTGGGCAAGTGCTCG GGCCATTCCAGCTTTATCACCCACCTGGATTGGGCCCAGGACAGCAGCTGCTTTGTCACCAACTCCGGGGACTACGAGATTCTGTACT GGGACCCGGCTACCTGTAAGCAGATCACTAGTGCAGATGCTGTGAGGAACGTGGAATGGGCCACGGCCACTTGTGTCCTGGGATTTGGAGTGTTTG GGATCTGGTCCGAGGGGGCGGATGGCACCGACATCAACGCTGTGGCCCGATCCCATGATGGGAAGTTGCTGGCTTCAGCTGATGACTTTGGCAAAGTCCACCTGTTCAGTTACCCCTGCTGTCAGCCCCGA gccctCAGCCACAAATACGGCGGACACAGCAGCCATGTGACAAATGTGGCCTTCTTGTGGGATGACAGCGTGGCCCTGACCACGGGGGGCAAGGACACCAGTGTGCTGCAGTGGCGGGTGGTCTGA